In the genome of Daucus carota subsp. sativus chromosome 9, DH1 v3.0, whole genome shotgun sequence, the window GACAAGGTTTCGGAAATTGGTTGAAATTTattcaacaacaaaaaatgcGAAGAATTCGATAGATATGAAAACCGAGAAGTattgttaattatcaaacttttgaacattccaaatttaaaacaaccgatgCAGGCAACCGATATAGATTATGAACCCACATACAAATTAGAGATAGGGGAGGAAGATGAAGTAGTGAATAAAATTATCGATATAACATTgtgaaaaaatacaaaattggatagatatgaaaaatcaaaatttggagATAACGCACACAGAATCGTGATTATTTCTCATattaagaaaatggtatctTCATTCTACGGATACAGCTGATAAccgttttgatatttttaatatgaaacACGTAACTAGAATTTAatgtctaaaaatattaaaatacgacGAGAGTAATATTAACTTATAAGAGCAGGATTTCTGAAAGCCGAGAAGGATTTTTCTCTCCGGCGACTCTTAATTTATACGGTCGGTCATCTCTAAAATTCTGTCTTCGATATTGAACACATCAAATGTCTCTAATCGATTCCTGCAAACACAAATTGGATGCTTATACCCGTGTCGATGATGGTGTGAGTTCCTCTTCCGCCGTTACAATGAGATCTGACGTTATCAACTCCGTCTCCGGTGCTCGATCAGCAGCGTGTTCGGCTGAGTCATCGAAATCGCACTCTAGCCTACAGTTCCTTGTAAGATTGTTTTCTGGAATGAACACATTAGTTATTCGAGCGGATGTTAACGATACGATTGGGTACGTTCTTGATTTGATACAATCGAAAGCTGGAATTCCATCGAACGTGCAGATGTTAATTTATAAGAGCAAGCAGATTTACCCGGAGCAAACCCTGGGGGAATGTTGTGTAGAAAATGATGCTGTGCTACAGTTGGTTGGAGTCATGCGGAGTACTCGTCTTGTCAAAGCTCAACAGTTAGTTGATGAGATTGTTTCATTGATTTGGAGATTGTGTAAAAGAAATTCGGGGAATGAAGCTTGGGATAGAGAAGCACGTCGCGTGATTAGAAGAAACTTATCTGATTATTTCGGAGATTTTCTGCCGAAGGATAATGATAATTATTTCGGTCATTATCTGCAGGTATTTTGTTGTTCTCATGTACCAGCTTCTTTAGCAATGTTATATATGTCTCCTCAAAATATGATATTTGGCAATGAGTTGATTCAAGAGTTGATTACGTTAATTTCTTTACTGCCTCGACATCTCTCCCTACAATGTATACCAATGTATTTAGAGATTTGCAAGGCGTTGCGTGGGATGCCATATTACCGCAACGATGCTATGTTTAACACGTGCCGAAGATGTCTTAGTGACATGGTCAAATGTACCGAGATGAAGACTGCACCGAATGGAGCTGGCTATGCTTATcttgttaattttataaaagacatgCAAACTTTTGTTGCAGAGGCTGCCGATGAGATAGTTCATTCTATGGATGCTGGTATAGAACCGGATACAAGGATGAGTCCCTCACATCCTTTATTGACTGAGGTTGTCTATCTCAAAAACTTTCTGATGCCTGTAGAAACATTTATTACAGAGGAGCTATTCTTTGAGTTTCGATACAGAAAGGTATCTCAGGATGGTCCTTATCAAGAATTTAGTATCATGGTTGAGACTTTCTTTAGGCTGCTGAACAAGATGGATTCATGTCTTGAAGAACTGGAGAAGTTATTGCCGACTAAGAGTGAAAATCTTGGGTGCTACCAGTATGTTGCAATCATAATGGAGCTGAATAATATGTCTAAGCACTTCCCAGACTTAGCAAAACAGTTTTGGACAACTTTGAGGAATAGGAAGCTTTCTTTCtgctatttaattattaaatatgctAGCAAGGAGGATGATTATGAATGGATTTCGGTGCATAAAGAGGTGACAAATTTTGAGTGCAGAAGGCATTTGGCAATGATGTTACTTGCACGAGTTAGTGATGAGGATAACAACCTGATCCAAGAGATCATGCTTATTGACAGATCACGATTGTTGGAGGACTCTTTTGAATACATTGCACACTCTGAGGCTGAAACACTTCGAGCTAGTTTAGATTTGCAGTTTAAAGATGAGGAAGCTACTGGCCCTGGTGTTCAGAGGGAGTGGTTTGTCTTAGTTTGTCAAGCCATATTTGACCCTCGAAATGCCCTCTTTGTAGCTTGTCCAAATGATCGTAGAAGGTTTTTTCCGAATTCAGGTAATCAGCTTGGTGCTTTTGTCATTCTACTTTGCCCTATATATGATTCATAGaagttatattttgtttatgctTCTGCGAGTATGAATCGTATGGGTGACTTTAATATAGTTTGCCCTGGTGTTTGATATAGTGATTGCTTTCAacattagtattttaaaaaatttatacctcACCCCATATTCTCCCCTTGAATTCCTCCCTGGTTATTCTCtgataaattcaattttttaaattaatgactCGTCCGAATTTGCAGTGTCTAGGGTGGATCCATTGCACCTAGAATACTTCAAGTTTGCTGGAAGAGTAATTGCATTGGCCTTAATTCGCAAAGTTCAGGTTGGCATTGTCTTTGATAGAGTATTTTTTCAACAACTGGCCGGAAAGAAAGTTTCTGTGGAAGACATACGGGATACAGATCCAGTCTTCTACAGTAGTTGCAAGCGAATTTTGGAAATGGATCCAGATGAAGTTGATCAAGATGCTCTAGCTTTAACTTTTATTGTCGAAGCAGACAACTTTGGATCCAAAAATATTGTGGAGCTCTTGCCTGATGGAAAAAATATTTCCGTGAATAGTAAAAATAGAGTAAACTATGTTGCTCGGCTTGTTCAATATCACTTTGTTGATTCTG includes:
- the LOC135149685 gene encoding E3 ubiquitin-protein ligase UPL5-like, with translation MSLIDSCKHKLDAYTRVDDGVSSSSAVTMRSDVINSVSGARSAACSAESSKSHSSLQFLVRLFSGMNTLVIRADVNDTIGYVLDLIQSKAGIPSNVQMLIYKSKQIYPEQTLGECCVENDAVLQLVGVMRSTRLVKAQQLVDEIVSLIWRLCKRNSGNEAWDREARRVIRRNLSDYFGDFLPKDNDNYFGHYLQVFCCSHVPASLAMLYMSPQNMIFGNELIQELITLISLLPRHLSLQCIPMYLEICKALRGMPYYRNDAMFNTCRRCLSDMVKCTEMKTAPNGAGYAYLVNFIKDMQTFVAEAADEIVHSMDAGIEPDTRMSPSHPLLTEVVYLKNFLMPVETFITEELFFEFRYRKVSQDGPYQEFSIMVETFFRLLNKMDSCLEELEKLLPTKSENLGCYQYVAIIMELNNMSKHFPDLAKQFWTTLRNRKLSFCYLIIKYASKEDDYEWISVHKEVTNFECRRHLAMMLLARVSDEDNNLIQEIMLIDRSRLLEDSFEYIAHSEAETLRASLDLQFKDEEATGPGVQREWFVLVCQAIFDPRNALFVACPNDRRRFFPNSVSRVDPLHLEYFKFAGRVIALALIRKVQVGIVFDRVFFQQLAGKKVSVEDIRDTDPVFYSSCKRILEMDPDEVDQDALALTFIVEADNFGSKNIVELLPDGKNISVNSKNRVNYVARLVQYHFVDSVKDQVAQFTQGFDDIMNSDRLRESFFQCLELEDFDWMLYGSERPLCVEDWKSHTDYNGYEETDPQISWFWETVASMSAGQRKALLFFWTSLKNLPVEGFGGLTSRLYIYKVNETCNRLPTSQTCFYRLCFPPYQSLEVMQDRLSLVTQEHVACSFGTA